Genomic window (Hippoglossus stenolepis isolate QCI-W04-F060 chromosome 11, HSTE1.2, whole genome shotgun sequence):
CAGCTGAAATCTCAGCTTGTGCTCCTCAGCTCTTGGTAGGAAATGGGAGCTGGAGTTTGTCAGGTAAGTGTCAGTAAGGCACCTGTAGTAGCagcaaaggaaaataaaatgttgaaatgctgTTGACTAAAACTGCAACCATGTATTTTATGGTTGAACTGTGGTCATGGCACTCACCCATTATGCTCAACAAAGTCATATTTTATGTTTGCCTCTGCATCAGGAGTTGCTGTGGCAACACATTGGTCAACATAGACTCGCATAGGCATGTGGTTACCAGGGATGGCTGAGACTTCAAAGTGAATGCGGTCACCCAGGAAATAGGAGTAAGATGCCCTCTCAAACAGCCAGTCatctaaaataatataaaatggaaaatagtGTCATTCAAAGTGAAGCATCTCTCATACAAATGATTCATGAGATACTTTTGATGGACATCCTCATTTTACCAGTCATGATTCGCAGATTGAAATCGATCTGGTCCTCAGCTGTGGTCGTGGAGACGAGAGGAATCCAGGTGGGCTGCAGAGAAATGCCATCCAGAGCATACCTCCTGAAAATAGACACGTCATACCCTTTTCTTAAGATTCAGTCTCAGCATTAGATTAGAAATCATCCAACAAACTGCCTCCAATCCACAGTGTCAAAATGTGCTTACTTTTCATAATGACATTCAACTGGAATGGTCGCAGCATCCAATCGATGCAAACCATCAGGGGACGTTTCAGGTGAGTAGACAAGGATAGTAGAATAGATGATCTTCTCTTTGGTAGACTGGAAAAGaatagtgtttgttttgttgatctTTACTCTTCAAAAACATGCTCTTGCAATTATGAGGATAATTATCAACATCGACTGGTATAAACATTGTGTTGATAGAATTTTTTGCCATATCCCTATTATGCACGTGCAAATCCTCCAATGTGCAGATGTGTGATAATATCTCATAAATCTAGATTGAGATGCCAGATCAAAGTAGAAACATATCCCAGTTATCGACATATGAAAactaattatttcatttatcgTTACAATTATCGATAGTTCCTGATGagcatttttatcttgatataaaaaaaaaaagtgtgtagGGGACTAATAACACCCACACACTTGGATGTCCATAAACACAGCACGAAGCTTACTGAGAGTTCGGTGCCACAGTCCATGAGATGGGCCCGGATGGTGAATTCAGCCTCTCCTGACGGGGCCGCGCTACACGCACTGTATTCGGCTGCTGGGTCCGAACCAAGCCGCAGGTGTCTGCCGTCCACCTGGAGGCCCGTGTCAAACAAGTCCGCCTGCACCACGACCTCCATGGAGTCCGGGTGGCACCGGAGCACCACAGGCCGAGGCCGCGCTCCGAGCTCcgggctctgctgctgctgcagctgctgggtgTAGCTGGGGGTCCAGATGGGGCTGATGTTCTGCACTAACCTGCTCTCTGTGAGTGTGGAGACTGAGATGAGGACGATGATCCACCAGGGAGAAGACGCAGTGGTTGTCCGCAGGTTTGGCTCCATCCTCGGGCTCGAACGCTCTGGAAGACAcgtgctgatgatgatgagctcAGGTTTAAGTCACTTCCCCTGATTGAGCTgagccactcacacacacctggtcTGGTCTGAGCCACCGAACTCACAGAAAACTGCGCATCAACATCACTGTCAGTTAGTTTATTCAGCAGTTAGCAAAGTAattcattcatgtttatatacatatataatatacatatataatatatacaggCTACACGGGACTGTTTATACCTTTTGTTTATATTGTGGTTCTTTGGTTAATCTACATGTCGTGTGTGCTGtttgccact
Coding sequences:
- the LOC118117959 gene encoding zona pellucida sperm-binding protein 3 — its product is MEPNLRTTTASSPWWIIVLISVSTLTESRLVQNISPIWTPSYTQQLQQQQSPELGARPRPVVLRCHPDSMEVVVQADLFDTGLQVDGRHLRLGSDPAAEYSACSAAPSGEAEFTIRAHLMDCGTELSSTKEKIIYSTILVYSPETSPDGLHRLDAATIPVECHYEKRYALDGISLQPTWIPLVSTTTAEDQIDFNLRIMTDDWLFERASYSYFLGDRIHFEVSAIPGNHMPMRVYVDQCVATATPDAEANIKYDFVEHNGCLTDTYLTNSSSHFLPRAEEHKLRFQLDAFRFYQEPRIQVYITCYVKAVPVTSTVSSQNRACSLIENRWRSVDGNDQECRSCDISHRIEEPPLTEAPDAIASYQAWSSMIPQEASVQNRPEQPPATYMRLRPHNKPHQSSARLMKRGTEQKAERTLQLGPLTVLSSSKSVSSPTNSRTVLSPNKPT